The Campylobacter ureolyticus ACS-301-V-Sch3b genomic sequence ATTTAGCCCTTACACCTTTTAAAATAAAAGCTAAGTTCTCATGGCTTTTTAAATCAAACGTCCTTGGCATTTTGTAGTAACTTTCAGTTCCAACATATGGTGGATCTAAATAAAATAAAGTCTCCTTGCCATCATACTCTTTTATAAAATTTTCATAACTTAAGTTTTCTATCACAGCCATTTTTAAACGCTTACTATAAATTTCAAAGCTTTTATAGATGTTTTTTGGACTTCTTAAGCTTTTACTCATCGCAAAGTTATCCATCTTAGCTCCAAAGCTAAGGCTTATCAAATAGTAGTAAAACGCTGCTTTTTGCACATTATTTCTTGGCTTTATAGCTTTATTTTTTATTAACTCAAAAATCTCTCTACTTCTTAGCATATTGTTAAGCTCTATTTGAAGACTTATGGGTCTTGACTTTATAATTCGGTGCAAGTTTATAAGATCACTATTTATATCATTAATAATTTCTAGCTTTGAAGGAGCCTTTTGGTAAAATACGCTCAAAGCACCACCAAATACTTCAGCATAGGTTTTATGCTCTGGCATTAGGGCTATTATATCTTTTGCTAACCTTGACTTCCCACCAACCCAAGCAAATGGGGCACGACATTTTGCATAAGTTTTACATTTTAGTTTAAAGTTTTTCATAACTTTCCTTTTAAAATGTAATTTTTTTAGCATAAGTTTTAAATAGTGGTAAAATGCCACTTGCATAAGTTTTACAAGGGGGGTTTCCCCCTAAAATAACCTTATACTCTCTACCTTAAAATCACTTCTTAATAAAGTATAATGCCTAAACTCATCACTCTTAGAAGTCTTTATGAACCTAATTAGTCCGCCATCACTAAATTGGTAATTATGCAGTCTAAACTTAATACTTGCTTCTAACTCATAAAGTTTTTTAAGACAAAGTTCTAAATTCTCATCAACACTATCACCCAAATAAATGCTAAAATAAATATCCTCAGCCCACCCATCAAATGTGTCAAGTTCATTATCATTTGGCACTACTCTTATAAGCGGGAAATCATCTATATTTATACTTCTTTCAAGTCCTATTTTAATGCTTTTTACATCTATATCATTAAGTAAGGCTACCAAACGCTGCATTATCTCAAATATGCTCATCACTACTCCTTATAATAGGGCACTTTTACCACTTTATCGCCAACTTTTAGCTTTATAAAGCCACTTGGACTTTGAGGCAAAGTAGTTTCGTTTAAATCACTTGTACTAGCTAGTATCAACTCTCCAAACACATTTAAATTCTTAGTATAAAAATCATTTTCTTTATTTCCATTTTTAAGGGCGTAGTCTTTTAAGCTTTGGGCTTTTACATAAAGCTTTAATGTCTCATTTAGCTCAGTTTTTAACTGATAATTCTTTAAATTTGCATCAACTTCATCTTTTGTATAAAGCTTTTTAAAGTTATCATTTATGATGATTCGCCAACTAGTAACTCCAAGTTCCATTGTTTCAAGTCCGTTTGTAAGTCTTGCCATTGTTTCTCCTTTTAAATAGTTATACTAACTTCTTTACTTAAAAACCCACCCTTATATGCTACTTGCCACAGATAAAAAGTAGTCCTTGGGCTTGCTTTTACCTCAAATCTCTCACCTTTTGTTTCATATACATTTTCTTTATTGTCTTCAAACCACTTAATTATGATTTTATTTTCATTTAACCCCTCATCAACCCCTGCTATTAAATTATCAGCATTTCGGTAGTTTGCTCCATGAAGTCTAACGCAGTTTTTCCACTCTAAGATAACTTTTTCACCCTCTCTAAAAGCTTTTAAATTTGATGGTGGGTATGGATATTTACCACCTTGTGAGTGAGAAAAACTAAGCTTTTTAACTTCACTTTTTACAGCGAAATTTGATACTTCATAAAAAAGTGTTGTATTTGGTGCAATGAGTGGCAAGGTGATAAGATCATTTGCATCAACTGGTGCAAACCAAACTTTAGCTCCTTTTAAATGTCTTGATATCTTTGTTCCACTAAGTCCTCTCATAAGTGTTTTAACTCTCCATTTGCCACCACCTAAACTCTGTCTAAATTGAAAATTTATAAACTCATCATCTATTAAACAAGTAAATTTAATTCTTTGCCACCCAGCCCTTGTTCCTTTTACAGGCCATAAAGGAGTTATCTCATCTATCTCGAAATTTAGCTCATCACCCATTTCCTCGCTTATTTCAAAATCCTTACTTAAAACACCTAAGCTCCATGGCTTAATATCCACGCTTTTTCCACTTAAGCCATCTCTTACACTCATCTTTTGTATAAAGCCCTTTGGTTTAACCATAAGCGGTAAAACTCCCATCTCATCGCCCATTTCTATGGTGCTTTCAACTGCGCCGAAGTGCTCTAGCTCCTCAATGCTTAAATCTATTGGCTTGTAAAGATCATCTTGAACACTTGTAATAGTTATGTTTTTTAGCGCAAATACATCCTCACAAGCCTCCACGCTAAGGCTTCCTTCTTTATCACTTCCTATATTTAGCACTCTTATTGACATATCACTTACACCTAAAGCTTTATTTGAAAAAAGTAAAACATCTCCAACCATCAAGTTTTTAAACTCATCACTGCTTACCTCAAATCTTAAATTTGCCAAAGGATAGCTAAGTTTTCTCATAAGTCTGGTTAGGACTTTATTTGCGTTAGTTGCATTTGTTATACTCATATACTCAACACTAAAAGCTCTTTCAAAGCCAAGAGTTTGCCTTGTAGCTGAGTTTATGGCACTTACACTTGCCTCACTAAAGCTACCACGCTGGGTATATTTAACCGTAACCCTTGAATATGTCTCATCCCAGGCCTTTCTTTTAAATTTCAAATTTGCCACATTGCTTTCATTTATTAGGAGCAGATCACTTTGTTTATAGTTATCTCTTAATAATCTTAAAGTTAGTTTTCCACTACTTGGATTTATGCAAAGTACTCCATCAATTGTTCTTAAAATCTCTTGCACCCACTCTTTAGCTTCTTGAGGTTTACTCATCACAAAGCTAATGCCAAGACCTTCTTTAACTAGTGCTTTATTGGCATTTATAAAACTACTCTCATCAAGGACGTTTTTATCAAGTCCGATTAAATTTACCAACATATACCATAGGGCTGAAGATGGATTAACATCACCATTTATCTCATCATTTATCTCATTATTATTACCCCAATTAGTTAAAGAAGTTCTTTTTACAACGCACGAGTAATTTGGTGCACTTCTTACATTGTCACCAATAAATCCATTCAATACGAAATAAGCCGTGTTTTTATAGGCTAAACTCTCTCCTGTTTGATTTGTTAGATACTCATTAGGGAAGTCCTGCGTCCCATCGTAAAAATGAATAGTTGATTTTGAATTACCACTTCCATGAGTTGGAGCATTTCTACCAGTTACAGCAGCAAAACTTCCACACCCTTTTAAATTGGGCTTTGCACCAATATCTCCATTTAGTCTAAACTCCAAAAGCTCATCAACCTTTGTGCATAGGGCATAAGCCAGTCCTAAAAAGTAGGCAAAGCCTATAACTTGAGATGAGCTACCACTACCTTTTCCCATTTTAACTCCTTATTTCAGAACTTCTTAAATCTCCATACCAGATAACATTTCCTCTTACATGACATGTTCCAAAAACTTCTGGCACAACCCTGCCATTTGAGTTTGTTGGATAGTTAAAATCATCAAGCCCAGCTGATGAGGCATTATCCATAGTTGGAGTTGGCATCATAAGATATACTGCAACTAAGGCTACTGCAGCGATTGCTGCAATGATCGCATAAAACATAATTACTCCTTAATATCCATCTGTAATTGGATTTTTACTTGGCACAAACGCAAATCCACCAAAATTTACCCCATTATTAAACTTACTTTTACAAGTTTTTAAAAGCTTATCACACCCAGCGTAGCAATTTATCACACTTGTAGAGTTTAAATTTGCCAAAGGAAACATTAAATAAATCGTCTCACCTTCACTTTTTGTGATATAACTTCTTTGGCGATTAAACTCAACATATCCACCACTAAAATAATTAAGTGGCTTTGCTTTGATTAAAGGGGACTTTATACTCATAAAATCCTTTGCTATCTCACACTGACTTCCTAGTAAAGTAAGTTTAAATTTATCTTTATTTAACGCACAATTTTTATCAAAGCACTCAAATGAGCAGTTTCTACTATAAGTTCTAGTTGGGATTTTTGTTTTCATAAGCCCACCTAAGGTAGCAAGGCGAATAGTTGCTTTTCCATCACTTAAGCTAAACTCACAATCCTTTACCCGCCCAACAAAAATCTGAGCGCCGTTTTCTTTTAAGATCCTCACATAAACATTTACGCTTGGATTAAAAAATTTAAACAAATTTATAGGATAAATTGAAGCCTCACAAACAATTGCCGCATCATCGTTTAAACTATCTTTTGAAAGCTCTTTTATATAGATACTAGCTGATTTATAAGTATGATTATTTACTACTATGTCATTTAAGTCTGATGTGTAGTAAATAACTTCGTTTTCTAAGATAAACTCGTAAAGCTCATTCATAAAATACCTCCTTAAAGTCTAGGTTTGTTCTAAATCCAACCGCACCACTTTTTATAAACTCTATCTCATCGCGGTTAAATCTAACATTTATAAGCTCTTCAATCAAAGTGTTTTTATCTATCTCAAAAGGTAGGGGGTCTTTTAAAACTATCTCTTCATAATCTTGGATTTGCTTAATATCTAAAATTTGACTGGCAAATTTCCTATCAAAGATTAAATGCCTTGCTTGGTTATAGATCCAAAAAGGTTTGTTTGAGCTAATTGCCTTAAATGAAGTTACACCATTTGGAGCTTTTAAAGAGATAATATCTTTTGTGTGGCTTGGTATGAAAAAACTTTTAACCCTTGCTTTTTTATCATCAAAAAAGCTCTCAAACTCCCTTAACTCACTTAAATC encodes the following:
- a CDS encoding DNA adenine methylase, which encodes MKNFKLKCKTYAKCRAPFAWVGGKSRLAKDIIALMPEHKTYAEVFGGALSVFYQKAPSKLEIINDINSDLINLHRIIKSRPISLQIELNNMLRSREIFELIKNKAIKPRNNVQKAAFYYYLISLSFGAKMDNFAMSKSLRSPKNIYKSFEIYSKRLKMAVIENLSYENFIKEYDGKETLFYLDPPYVGTESYYKMPRTFDLKSHENLAFILKGVRAKFILSYNDCPVVRKLYKDFNIKEVSTNYSLNINSINKKAKELIIMNY
- a CDS encoding phage BR0599 family protein, giving the protein MNELYEFILENEVIYYTSDLNDIVVNNHTYKSASIYIKELSKDSLNDDAAIVCEASIYPINLFKFFNPSVNVYVRILKENGAQIFVGRVKDCEFSLSDGKATIRLATLGGLMKTKIPTRTYSRNCSFECFDKNCALNKDKFKLTLLGSQCEIAKDFMSIKSPLIKAKPLNYFSGGYVEFNRQRSYITKSEGETIYLMFPLANLNSTSVINCYAGCDKLLKTCKSKFNNGVNFGGFAFVPSKNPITDGY
- a CDS encoding phage tail protein — translated: MGKGSGSSSQVIGFAYFLGLAYALCTKVDELLEFRLNGDIGAKPNLKGCGSFAAVTGRNAPTHGSGNSKSTIHFYDGTQDFPNEYLTNQTGESLAYKNTAYFVLNGFIGDNVRSAPNYSCVVKRTSLTNWGNNNEINDEINGDVNPSSALWYMLVNLIGLDKNVLDESSFINANKALVKEGLGISFVMSKPQEAKEWVQEILRTIDGVLCINPSSGKLTLRLLRDNYKQSDLLLINESNVANLKFKRKAWDETYSRVTVKYTQRGSFSEASVSAINSATRQTLGFERAFSVEYMSITNATNANKVLTRLMRKLSYPLANLRFEVSSDEFKNLMVGDVLLFSNKALGVSDMSIRVLNIGSDKEGSLSVEACEDVFALKNITITSVQDDLYKPIDLSIEELEHFGAVESTIEMGDEMGVLPLMVKPKGFIQKMSVRDGLSGKSVDIKPWSLGVLSKDFEISEEMGDELNFEIDEITPLWPVKGTRAGWQRIKFTCLIDDEFINFQFRQSLGGGKWRVKTLMRGLSGTKISRHLKGAKVWFAPVDANDLITLPLIAPNTTLFYEVSNFAVKSEVKKLSFSHSQGGKYPYPPSNLKAFREGEKVILEWKNCVRLHGANYRNADNLIAGVDEGLNENKIIIKWFEDNKENVYETKGERFEVKASPRTTFYLWQVAYKGGFLSKEVSITI